One part of the uncultured Celeribacter sp. genome encodes these proteins:
- a CDS encoding AbrB family transcriptional regulator, with the protein MPRRTDRLAKALPPRKRLVLYAATLLLGAAGGTGFYLGHLPLPWMLGSMLVIFICVMAGLPLRAPEGLRPIVIPVIGVMLGSSFDASTFDHIARWGLSLAGLAVYLALAAALVVPFYIKVGRLDPITAFFSAMPGGLNEMTVIGGALGGDEKRIILAHGGRIVVTISIIAIYFRVILGYEVTGVSLNRGDAPAMTLLSAALLIACAVLGAWGGAKLRLPAPGLLGPLVLSAAVHMSGLTNSAPPALLVIMAQVILGSSMGARFRGAKPALVFQTLALTLGGTLLMMALSLLVALLGHAAFGQTVEQVLLAYAPGGLTEMSLVALAMHAEVAYISLHHLVRIVMLVAVAPTLLTRIASRLGY; encoded by the coding sequence TTGCCCAGACGCACCGACAGACTCGCCAAGGCCCTGCCCCCGCGCAAACGCCTGGTCCTCTACGCCGCAACGCTTTTGCTCGGCGCGGCGGGCGGCACAGGCTTCTATCTGGGGCATCTGCCGCTGCCGTGGATGCTCGGCTCCATGCTGGTGATCTTCATCTGTGTGATGGCGGGTCTGCCATTGCGCGCACCCGAAGGGCTGCGGCCCATCGTGATCCCGGTGATCGGCGTGATGCTGGGCTCCAGCTTTGATGCGAGCACCTTCGACCATATTGCGCGCTGGGGTCTGTCTCTGGCCGGGCTGGCCGTCTATCTGGCGCTGGCTGCCGCGCTTGTCGTCCCCTTTTATATCAAGGTCGGTCGGCTGGACCCGATCACCGCCTTCTTTTCGGCGATGCCCGGCGGGCTGAACGAAATGACTGTGATCGGCGGCGCATTGGGCGGCGATGAAAAACGGATCATCCTCGCCCATGGTGGGCGCATCGTGGTGACCATTTCAATCATTGCCATCTATTTTCGCGTCATCCTCGGCTATGAGGTGACCGGCGTTTCCCTCAATCGCGGGGATGCGCCGGCAATGACGCTTCTGAGCGCCGCCCTGCTGATCGCCTGCGCAGTCCTTGGGGCCTGGGGCGGGGCCAAGCTGCGCCTGCCCGCCCCCGGACTTCTGGGACCGCTGGTGCTGTCCGCAGCCGTGCATATGAGCGGGCTGACCAATTCGGCGCCCCCTGCCCTTTTGGTCATCATGGCGCAGGTCATTCTGGGCAGTTCGATGGGCGCGCGGTTTCGCGGCGCCAAACCTGCGCTGGTATTCCAGACCCTGGCCCTCACATTGGGCGGCACATTGCTGATGATGGCGCTGTCTTTGCTGGTCGCCCTGCTCGGTCATGCGGCCTTCGGCCAGACGGTGGAACAGGTTCTTCTGGCCTATGCGCCCGGCGGGCTGACCGAGATGTCTCTGGTGGCTTTGGCGATGCATGCCGAAGTGGCCTATATTTCGCTACATCATCTGGTGCGCATCGTCATGCTGGTCGCCGTCGCCCCCACTTTGCTGACCCGGATCGCCTCTCGGCTGGGATATTAG
- the phnE gene encoding phosphonate ABC transporter, permease protein PhnE, with the protein MTDSATFAPRGALREDYLAQVRRKRLYSGILLAIFVALMASGFMLSDARNAGGFWSGLHRLFDFPAGVLSEAWEKRADFPANFVKYIPALIETLNIAAVSTLFGGLGGVVLSMLATRGLARWPRLIPVFRRIMDVMRAVPEIVIALVLIFVLGGGPVPAMIAIAFHTVGALGKLFSEVNENASLKPVEGLASVGANWTQQMVLGVMPQVAPNYLSYALIRFEINIRASAILGFVGAGGIGYELKNAISWGQGRYDAAAAIFVLLFLTIVAVDQSSSYFRDLLTHGRKQKDLLA; encoded by the coding sequence ATGACTGACAGTGCGACATTTGCGCCGCGCGGCGCCTTGCGTGAGGACTATCTCGCGCAGGTGCGACGCAAACGACTTTATTCCGGTATCCTGCTGGCGATTTTCGTCGCCCTGATGGCCTCGGGGTTCATGTTGTCGGATGCGCGCAACGCGGGCGGGTTCTGGAGCGGCCTGCACCGCTTGTTCGATTTCCCTGCGGGGGTGCTGAGCGAGGCGTGGGAAAAACGGGCCGATTTTCCGGCCAATTTCGTGAAATATATTCCGGCTCTCATCGAGACGCTGAACATTGCGGCGGTGTCGACGCTGTTCGGGGGCTTGGGGGGCGTTGTCCTGTCGATGCTCGCCACGCGTGGGCTGGCGCGCTGGCCACGGCTGATCCCGGTGTTTCGCCGCATCATGGATGTGATGCGCGCGGTGCCGGAAATTGTGATTGCACTGGTGCTGATCTTTGTCTTGGGCGGCGGGCCGGTGCCTGCGATGATCGCCATCGCTTTTCACACCGTCGGTGCGCTGGGGAAACTGTTTTCCGAAGTCAATGAAAATGCCTCGCTAAAGCCCGTCGAGGGGCTGGCCTCAGTCGGCGCGAACTGGACCCAGCAGATGGTGCTGGGCGTGATGCCGCAGGTGGCCCCCAACTATTTGAGCTATGCGTTGATCCGGTTCGAAATCAATATCCGGGCCTCTGCCATCCTTGGCTTCGTCGGTGCTGGCGGGATCGGCTATGAGCTGAAAAACGCGATTTCCTGGGGGCAGGGCCGCTATGACGCCGCAGCGGCAATCTTTGTCCTGTTGTTCCTGACAATCGTCGCGGTGGATCAATCCTCAAGCTATTTCCGTGACCTGCTGACCCATGGTCGCAAGCAAAAGGACCTTCTGGCATGA
- the phnE gene encoding phosphonate ABC transporter, permease protein PhnE, which translates to MTMTADVSLSSMKHQAEGIFRRKRMMAFALPLLVLAYLVYAFFAFDVPGLLGSASLDNGHKLVRDTYSYKTHVERDNRTGEVAFAIEGERKGTYPAGMHPDWVDINGDTTVVHLPRGHEARYYADRIEYDVPGYGTILARPGSNGVQAELPEGPVPEFISASKNRLMVTTDAGRVTVTRNRTEVFRYSYGWELFFFTLDSPYHGLSFSELVARAWHGEFGQIWHDFWQNAMWRHVDVAWALFETVLMAFLGTFGAALVALPLAFLAARNFTPLMLVRQAFRRLFDLFRGVDALIWTIILARAFGPGPLTGALAILLTDTGSFGKLFSEALENVDEKQIEGIRSTGAKPIQRYRFGVIPQVTPVFLSQVLYFFESNTRSATVIGAITGGGIGLMLTQAMITQKDWEEVTYYIVLVILMVIAMDSLSSWLRRKLIKGE; encoded by the coding sequence ATGACGATGACCGCCGATGTTTCCCTTTCCAGCATGAAGCACCAGGCCGAAGGCATCTTCCGCCGCAAACGGATGATGGCCTTTGCGCTGCCGCTCTTGGTGCTGGCCTATCTTGTCTATGCCTTCTTTGCCTTTGATGTACCTGGGCTGCTCGGCAGCGCCAGCCTGGACAACGGTCACAAGCTGGTTCGCGACACCTACAGCTACAAAACCCATGTCGAACGCGACAACCGCACCGGCGAGGTGGCTTTCGCCATCGAAGGCGAACGCAAGGGCACCTATCCGGCGGGCATGCATCCCGACTGGGTCGATATCAATGGCGATACGACCGTGGTCCATCTGCCGCGCGGGCATGAAGCGCGCTATTACGCCGACCGCATTGAATACGATGTACCGGGCTATGGCACGATCCTGGCGCGTCCTGGGTCGAACGGCGTGCAGGCGGAACTGCCCGAGGGACCGGTGCCGGAGTTCATCAGCGCGTCGAAAAACCGTCTGATGGTCACCACCGACGCCGGGCGGGTGACGGTCACGCGCAACCGTACCGAAGTGTTCCGCTATTCCTACGGTTGGGAGCTGTTCTTTTTCACCCTCGACAGCCCCTATCACGGCCTGTCTTTCAGCGAACTGGTGGCGCGTGCGTGGCATGGGGAATTCGGCCAGATCTGGCATGACTTCTGGCAGAATGCCATGTGGCGTCATGTAGATGTGGCCTGGGCGCTGTTTGAAACGGTGCTGATGGCTTTCCTCGGGACCTTTGGCGCGGCGCTTGTCGCTTTGCCGCTCGCCTTTCTCGCCGCGCGCAATTTCACGCCGCTGATGCTGGTGCGTCAGGCGTTTCGACGGCTGTTTGACCTGTTCCGCGGGGTCGATGCCCTGATCTGGACGATCATTCTGGCGCGCGCTTTCGGACCGGGGCCGTTGACCGGCGCACTGGCCATCTTGCTGACCGACACAGGTTCTTTCGGGAAACTGTTTTCCGAGGCGCTGGAGAATGTCGACGAAAAGCAGATCGAGGGCATTCGCTCGACCGGGGCCAAGCCGATCCAGCGCTATCGCTTTGGGGTGATCCCGCAGGTGACGCCGGTTTTCCTCAGCCAGGTGTTGTATTTCTTTGAATCCAACACGCGCTCTGCCACAGTGATCGGGGCGATCACCGGCGGCGGGATCGGGTTGATGCTGACACAGGCGATGATCACCCAGAAAGACTGGGAAGAGGTCACCTATTACATCGTTTTGGTGATCCTTATGGTGATCGCGATGGACAGCCTGTCCAGCTGGCTGCGCCGCAAGCTGATCAAGGGCGAATGA
- the phnF gene encoding phosphonate metabolism transcriptional regulator PhnF encodes MPRTAIWKAIAETLGEEIAKGHYRAGDKLPTEAELAARFGVNRHTVRHALSALNERGIVRSRRGAGVFVQSAPVDYPLGKRVRFHQNIQATGRLPHRKKLRMEIRPCDAVEASALALNTGDPVLVYEGLSLTGDTPMAHFISIFPHDRLPGLHAQLDHFTSITLALKALGIEDYLRSETRITAEAATATQALHLRVREGDPLLRTLGLNVTPQGVPVERGLTWFAGDRVTLSVTPDS; translated from the coding sequence ATGCCACGCACCGCGATCTGGAAAGCCATTGCGGAAACGCTGGGCGAGGAAATCGCCAAAGGCCATTATCGGGCCGGGGACAAACTGCCGACAGAGGCCGAACTGGCCGCGCGTTTCGGGGTCAATCGCCACACCGTGCGTCATGCTTTGTCCGCGCTGAATGAACGCGGCATCGTGCGATCCCGGCGCGGTGCCGGGGTGTTCGTGCAATCTGCTCCGGTCGATTACCCCTTGGGAAAACGAGTGCGCTTTCACCAGAACATTCAGGCAACGGGTCGCCTGCCCCATCGTAAGAAGCTGCGCATGGAAATTCGCCCCTGCGACGCGGTCGAAGCCTCGGCGCTGGCGCTGAATACCGGCGACCCGGTGCTGGTCTATGAGGGGCTGTCACTGACCGGCGACACGCCGATGGCACATTTCATTTCGATCTTCCCCCACGACCGCCTGCCGGGCCTGCACGCGCAGCTCGACCATTTCACCTCGATCACATTGGCGCTGAAGGCTCTGGGGATCGAGGACTACCTGCGGTCGGAAACCCGGATTACCGCCGAAGCGGCCACAGCGACACAGGCGCTGCATCTGCGGGTGCGCGAAGGTGATCCACTGCTGCGCACGCTCGGTCTCAACGTGACCCCGCAGGGCGTGCCTGTCGAACGCGGTCTCACATGGTTTGCGGGCGATCGCGTCACCTTGTCGGTGACCCCCGATTCATAG
- the phnC gene encoding phosphonate ABC transporter ATP-binding protein: MLEVQGLTKRFGSNAAVDNMSFTVDRPMMIGIIGRSGAGKSTFLRMMNRLTDATEGVLSFEGRDVLKLSGKARRGWQSDCAMIFQQFNLVPRMDVVSNVLHGTLGRRSTLTTLFNLFPAADIHKAIDILERLGIAEHAAKRAEALSGGQQQRVAIARALMQDPKVILADEPIASLDPMNAQTVMDALRRIHDEDGRMVIANLHTLDTARRYCDRIIGMRDGRMVFDGTPEQLTTGVARDIYGAGADFSEASTSTEIRDHAAVEMAEIRNAEVTI; encoded by the coding sequence ATGCTCGAAGTGCAGGGCCTGACAAAGCGGTTTGGCTCCAATGCCGCAGTGGACAACATGAGTTTCACGGTGGATCGACCGATGATGATCGGCATCATTGGGCGCTCCGGGGCTGGCAAATCAACCTTCCTGCGGATGATGAACCGGTTGACCGATGCGACCGAAGGCGTGCTGTCGTTCGAAGGGCGGGACGTTCTGAAACTGTCGGGCAAGGCGCGTCGCGGCTGGCAATCCGACTGTGCGATGATCTTCCAGCAGTTCAATCTGGTGCCACGCATGGACGTGGTGTCGAATGTACTGCATGGCACGCTGGGGCGTCGGTCGACGCTGACCACGCTGTTCAATCTTTTCCCGGCCGCCGACATTCACAAGGCAATCGACATCCTGGAGCGGCTCGGCATCGCCGAACACGCTGCCAAACGCGCCGAGGCACTATCGGGCGGCCAGCAGCAACGCGTCGCCATCGCGCGCGCGCTGATGCAGGACCCCAAGGTGATCCTTGCGGATGAACCGATTGCCTCTCTCGATCCGATGAATGCGCAGACCGTGATGGATGCCCTGCGTCGCATCCATGACGAAGACGGTCGCATGGTGATCGCCAACCTTCATACCCTCGACACCGCGCGCCGCTATTGCGATCGCATCATCGGCATGCGCGACGGGCGTATGGTGTTTGACGGCACCCCCGAACAGCTGACGACGGGTGTCGCCCGCGACATCTATGGCGCTGGTGCCGATTTTTCCGAGGCGTCAACCTCGACCGAAATTCGTGATCATGCGGCGGTTGAAATGGCGGAAATCCGCAACGCCGAAGTGACGATTTAA
- the phnH gene encoding phosphonate C-P lyase system protein PhnH: MDMQSLSGGFADAPVDAARAFRAALEALARPGTLHEISGATAPAPVSEAAATLLLTLCDAETPIFLAPSYDSAALRDWIAFHIGAPIVAPAEAMFALGDWDGLQPLSAFPIGTETYPDRSATLIVEMADLHAQGARLRGPGIRTEAALSLPGDLKLFQANAALFPLGLDFFLTCGTQIAGVPRSTKLGEAQTTQEEAV, translated from the coding sequence ATGGATATGCAAAGCCTGTCGGGCGGGTTCGCAGATGCCCCGGTGGACGCTGCACGCGCCTTTCGCGCCGCGCTTGAGGCGCTGGCCCGTCCCGGAACCCTTCATGAAATCTCCGGCGCCACGGCGCCCGCGCCTGTCTCAGAGGCTGCGGCGACCTTGCTGCTGACGCTTTGTGATGCGGAAACCCCGATTTTCCTCGCGCCCTCATATGACAGCGCAGCGCTGCGGGACTGGATCGCCTTTCACATCGGAGCCCCCATCGTGGCGCCGGCTGAGGCGATGTTTGCGCTGGGCGACTGGGACGGGTTGCAGCCGCTCAGCGCCTTTCCGATCGGTACGGAAACCTATCCCGACCGGTCGGCCACGCTGATCGTCGAGATGGCCGATCTGCATGCACAAGGCGCGCGGCTGCGCGGGCCGGGCATCCGGACCGAGGCGGCCCTGTCCCTGCCCGGGGATCTTAAGCTGTTCCAGGCCAATGCGGCGCTGTTTCCGCTTGGGCTGGATTTCTTTCTGACCTGCGGCACGCAAATCGCGGGCGTTCCACGCAGCACGAAGCTCGGCGAAGCGCAGACCACACAAGAGGAGGCTGTCTGA
- the phnD gene encoding phosphonate ABC transporter substrate-binding protein, with the protein MKKLLAIALATTAVAGVAQAQEISEFRIGILGGENAQDRVQNNQCLVDYTEEVLGVPAKLFTPADYDGVIQGLLGGTLDMAWLGASGYAKIYLEDPDAVTPVLVKTNMDGSYGYYSIGFARKDSDIASLEDMEGKKFGFGDPNSTSGYLIPSIEIPAETGHSMENGDYFGEVVFTGGHEQTIVAVNNGDVDAGVTWADGMGNWEDGYNSGALRKAVDAGLVDMNDLVEIWRSKPIPEGPVVLRTALPDDVKAKMTDLMAGLKDKDADCFYGVAAGEALGFQPIGHDAYLSIIAARKSKM; encoded by the coding sequence ATGAAAAAACTGCTTGCGATTGCCCTTGCCACCACTGCTGTTGCCGGTGTGGCTCAGGCTCAGGAAATCTCTGAATTCCGGATCGGTATCCTGGGCGGCGAAAACGCTCAGGACCGCGTTCAGAACAACCAGTGTCTGGTCGATTACACCGAAGAAGTGCTGGGCGTTCCGGCTAAACTCTTCACCCCGGCTGACTATGATGGCGTGATCCAGGGCCTGCTGGGTGGCACGCTCGACATGGCCTGGCTCGGGGCCTCCGGCTATGCCAAAATCTACCTCGAAGATCCGGACGCCGTCACGCCGGTTCTGGTGAAAACCAACATGGATGGCTCTTACGGCTACTACTCCATCGGGTTTGCCCGCAAAGACAGTGACATTGCTTCGCTTGAGGACATGGAAGGCAAGAAGTTCGGCTTCGGTGATCCGAACTCGACCTCCGGCTACCTGATCCCCTCCATCGAGATCCCGGCTGAAACTGGCCACTCCATGGAAAACGGCGACTACTTCGGTGAGGTTGTCTTCACCGGTGGTCACGAACAAACCATTGTGGCTGTGAACAACGGCGACGTCGATGCCGGTGTGACTTGGGCCGATGGCATGGGCAACTGGGAAGACGGTTACAACTCCGGCGCCCTGCGCAAAGCTGTGGACGCGGGTCTGGTCGACATGAACGATCTCGTGGAAATCTGGCGCTCTAAGCCCATCCCCGAAGGTCCCGTGGTTCTGCGCACCGCTCTGCCGGATGACGTGAAAGCCAAGATGACCGACCTGATGGCTGGCCTGAAAGACAAGGACGCCGATTGCTTCTACGGCGTGGCCGCTGGTGAAGCCCTTGGATTCCAGCCGATCGGCCATGACGCCTACCTGTCGATCATCGCCGCCCGTAAATCCAAAATGTAA
- a CDS encoding alpha-D-ribose 1-methylphosphonate 5-triphosphate diphosphatase — protein MALLPPLRFTGATILREGALQQRSVCIEDGRISRGAFPEVDLSGYLILPGIIDLHGDAFERHIAPRPRAPFPIRSGLASAARDAAAHGVTTAWFAQCWSWEGGLRGPDYAEELLQAWRDFTPQAPIDIRVQLRCETHMMDSRDRLLAAIRHYGVDYVIFNNHLPEAIETAKKHPLEFAHWAARAGRTPEDFIKILRDAKDRKSEVPRHLCLLAEAFDALGVTYGSHDDPDAETREEFRLLGAHVAEFPISEKAAAAAKAMNDPVLMGAPNVARGGSQSGNISAQRLIERSLCDALVSDYHYPALAAAAWHLVDQSVRSLPEAWAMISHAPAQIMKLSDRGNLDFGKRADLVIVNEATRDVEATISAGRIAYLSGGMGQRLANAGRDLPMAAE, from the coding sequence ATGGCACTCCTTCCCCCTTTGCGCTTCACCGGCGCGACCATCCTGCGCGAGGGCGCGTTGCAGCAGCGCTCTGTCTGTATCGAAGACGGGCGCATTTCACGCGGCGCCTTTCCAGAGGTCGATCTCAGCGGCTATCTGATCCTGCCCGGCATCATTGATCTGCACGGCGATGCGTTCGAACGCCATATCGCTCCGCGTCCGCGTGCGCCTTTTCCGATCCGGTCCGGGTTGGCCTCCGCCGCCCGCGATGCCGCCGCACACGGTGTCACCACCGCATGGTTTGCACAGTGCTGGAGCTGGGAAGGCGGGTTGCGCGGGCCGGACTATGCCGAAGAGTTGCTGCAGGCATGGCGTGATTTCACCCCGCAGGCACCGATCGACATCCGGGTACAACTGCGCTGTGAAACCCATATGATGGACAGCCGCGACCGACTTCTGGCCGCCATCCGTCACTATGGCGTCGACTATGTGATCTTCAACAATCACCTTCCCGAAGCCATCGAGACGGCCAAGAAACACCCGCTGGAATTTGCCCATTGGGCCGCCCGCGCCGGGCGCACACCGGAAGACTTCATCAAGATCCTGCGGGACGCCAAGGACCGCAAATCCGAAGTCCCCCGCCACCTGTGTCTGCTGGCCGAAGCCTTTGACGCGCTTGGTGTCACCTATGGCAGCCACGACGACCCCGACGCCGAAACGCGCGAGGAGTTCCGCCTTCTGGGGGCACATGTTGCAGAGTTTCCGATTTCTGAGAAGGCCGCGGCAGCGGCCAAAGCCATGAACGATCCGGTCCTGATGGGCGCTCCGAATGTGGCGCGCGGCGGGTCGCAGTCAGGCAATATCTCGGCACAACGACTGATCGAACGCAGCCTCTGCGACGCGCTGGTGTCTGACTACCATTACCCAGCTCTGGCCGCAGCCGCCTGGCATCTGGTGGATCAGAGCGTGCGCAGCCTGCCCGAAGCCTGGGCGATGATTTCACACGCACCCGCGCAGATCATGAAGCTCTCAGACCGTGGCAATCTCGACTTTGGCAAACGCGCCGATCTGGTGATCGTCAACGAGGCCACCCGCGACGTCGAAGCCACGATCAGCGCCGGCCGCATCGCCTATCTGTCCGGCGGCATGGGCCAGCGCCTTGCCAATGCCGGGCGCGATCTGCCCATGGCTGCCGAATAG
- a CDS encoding DapH/DapD/GlmU-related protein, with amino-acid sequence MPKLSATEPKLHEGAVAENCRFGVYCEVGKGARVLNSEFGDYSYCEQFSDIANTSLGKFVNIAAFTRIGPTDHPYDKASQHHFLYRSENYWDDVSDDAAFFERRAARRTTIGHDTWIGHGAIIKPEVTIGNGAIVAAGAVVTRDVAPYMIVAGVPASPLRARVSDAVAQRLEALAWWDWDHARLRAALEDFRALPAEGFLEKYE; translated from the coding sequence ATGCCGAAACTAAGTGCGACCGAGCCGAAACTTCATGAGGGTGCCGTCGCCGAGAACTGCCGCTTCGGCGTCTATTGCGAAGTGGGCAAAGGCGCGCGCGTGCTCAATTCTGAGTTCGGGGACTACAGCTATTGCGAACAGTTTTCGGATATTGCCAACACCAGCCTCGGAAAATTCGTCAATATCGCTGCCTTCACGCGGATCGGGCCGACGGATCACCCCTATGACAAGGCTTCGCAGCACCATTTTCTCTATCGCTCGGAAAACTACTGGGACGATGTCAGCGACGATGCCGCCTTTTTCGAACGTCGCGCGGCACGGCGGACGACGATTGGCCATGACACATGGATCGGGCATGGGGCGATCATCAAGCCCGAAGTCACCATCGGCAATGGCGCGATTGTGGCGGCGGGGGCCGTGGTGACCCGCGATGTCGCCCCCTATATGATCGTCGCCGGCGTCCCGGCCAGTCCGCTGCGCGCGCGTGTGTCTGATGCAGTGGCCCAGCGGCTTGAAGCGCTGGCATGGTGGGACTGGGACCACGCCCGGCTGCGCGCGGCGCTGGAAGATTTCCGCGCGCTGCCCGCCGAAGGCTTTCTCGAAAAATACGAATAA
- a CDS encoding carbon-phosphorus lyase complex subunit PhnI — translation MYVAVKGGERAIDNAHDWLAEERRGDTSVAELSVAQIREQLSLAVNRVMAEGSLFDPDLAALAIKQARGDLIEAIFLIRAYRTTLPRFGTTHPVETADMLCDRRVSATFKDVPGGQVLGPTFDYTHRLLDFKLMAEGESAVPQAARAEPRLEPTPHVTSFLNKEDLIQSEPQGDAIPPDLTREPLELPANRALRLQALTRGDEGFILSMAYSTQRGYGNSHAFVGELRIGRVAVEMDIPELGFAIEIGEVELTECETVNKFAGSKVEPPQFTRGYGLVFGQTERKAIAMALVDRALRSKELGSEVPNSPAHDEEFVLYHCDNIQATGFLEHIKLPHYVDFQSEMELVRKMRAEIAAAEADAQQKDAAE, via the coding sequence ATGTATGTGGCGGTGAAAGGTGGCGAACGGGCCATCGACAATGCACATGACTGGCTGGCAGAGGAGCGCCGGGGGGACACCTCTGTGGCGGAACTGTCCGTGGCGCAGATCCGGGAACAGTTGAGTCTTGCGGTCAACCGGGTGATGGCGGAAGGATCCCTGTTCGATCCCGATCTGGCGGCGCTGGCGATCAAGCAGGCCCGCGGCGATTTGATCGAGGCGATCTTTCTGATCCGTGCCTATCGCACGACCCTGCCAAGGTTCGGAACCACCCATCCGGTTGAGACCGCGGATATGCTCTGTGACCGCCGTGTGTCGGCGACCTTCAAGGATGTGCCGGGCGGGCAGGTTCTGGGGCCGACCTTTGACTACACCCACCGGCTGCTGGATTTCAAACTGATGGCGGAGGGCGAAAGTGCCGTGCCGCAGGCCGCCCGTGCAGAACCGCGTCTGGAGCCAACGCCGCATGTGACGAGCTTTCTCAACAAGGAGGACCTGATCCAGTCCGAACCGCAGGGCGACGCGATCCCGCCGGATCTGACGCGCGAACCACTGGAGCTGCCTGCGAACCGGGCCTTGCGGCTGCAAGCGCTGACGCGTGGGGATGAGGGGTTTATCCTCTCGATGGCCTATTCGACGCAGCGCGGTTACGGCAACAGCCATGCCTTTGTGGGCGAGTTGCGGATCGGGCGTGTGGCGGTGGAAATGGACATCCCCGAACTTGGCTTTGCCATTGAGATCGGAGAGGTCGAGCTGACCGAATGCGAAACGGTCAACAAGTTCGCAGGCTCCAAGGTCGAGCCGCCGCAATTCACCCGTGGCTATGGGCTGGTGTTTGGCCAGACCGAACGCAAGGCCATCGCCATGGCGCTGGTGGATCGCGCATTGCGCTCCAAGGAACTGGGCAGTGAGGTGCCCAATTCACCGGCCCATGACGAAGAATTCGTGCTGTATCACTGCGACAATATTCAGGCGACCGGCTTTCTCGAACATATCAAGTTGCCGCACTATGTCGATTTCCAGTCGGAGATGGAACTGGTGCGGAAAATGCGTGCGGAGATCGCGGCTGCAGAGGCAGACGCTCAGCAGAAGGACGCGGCGGAATGA
- the phnG gene encoding phosphonate C-P lyase system protein PhnG yields the protein MTKPDPAQAARKTWLGQLAKSDPQALAAALSALGALPAFEWLRQPEVGGVMVRGRMGATGTPFNLGEMTVTRCALRLETGEVGHGYVQGRDKSHAQKAAMVDALMQGPRASEVRAEVLDRLVAAERARKADRAARAAATKVDFFTMVRGEN from the coding sequence ATGACAAAACCCGATCCCGCGCAGGCCGCCCGGAAAACCTGGCTGGGCCAATTGGCGAAATCTGATCCGCAGGCGCTGGCCGCAGCGCTGTCGGCGCTCGGCGCGTTGCCTGCCTTTGAGTGGCTGCGCCAGCCGGAGGTTGGCGGCGTGATGGTGCGTGGTCGCATGGGCGCTACAGGCACGCCCTTCAATCTGGGTGAAATGACGGTGACGCGCTGTGCGCTGCGCCTTGAAACCGGCGAGGTCGGCCACGGCTATGTGCAGGGGCGCGACAAGAGCCACGCGCAGAAGGCGGCTATGGTCGATGCGCTGATGCAGGGACCTCGTGCCTCTGAAGTACGTGCCGAGGTTCTCGACCGATTGGTCGCGGCTGAAAGGGCCCGCAAGGCTGACCGCGCAGCCAGAGCCGCCGCCACGAAAGTGGATTTCTTCACCATGGTGAGAGGGGAAAACTAA